One part of the Flavobacterium johnsoniae UW101 genome encodes these proteins:
- a CDS encoding DUF763 domain-containing protein: MKRSGTADLPLHYGQVPLWLSERMSKLGLAIVETIALEFSTSEVISKLSNPFWFQSFGAVMGMDWHSSGITTSVLGALKKSVNPHSKELGIYICGGKGKHSLLTPQELLFVGEKTGLDGNNLANCSKLAAKVDNTAIQDGFQLYQHNFIVDNMGQWAVIQQGMNPDSKTARRYHWHSQDLKSFIEEPHTFIYGENQGTILNLTAQAASKSREGILELSKESPAKIMKEMQYLSMPAHHDVRMEDVNMKRLGAMLWATHENKPEDFEELLLLKGMGPRALQSLALVSEVIYGTPTRFEDPARFSFAHGGKDGHPFPVPVTIYDETINTLQRAINRAKIGNGDKIEAIKKLSEISRKAEQSFTPNSNFDALIQKERNESYKYGGKTVFGDAKPPKKRPPNTNNQLELF; encoded by the coding sequence ATGAAACGTTCCGGTACAGCAGATCTTCCATTACATTATGGACAAGTGCCGTTATGGCTTTCTGAACGAATGTCTAAGCTTGGCCTGGCAATTGTAGAAACGATTGCTTTAGAATTTTCTACTTCTGAAGTGATAAGCAAACTAAGCAATCCGTTTTGGTTTCAAAGTTTTGGAGCTGTTATGGGAATGGACTGGCATTCATCCGGAATTACTACTTCTGTACTTGGTGCCTTAAAAAAATCTGTCAATCCGCATTCAAAAGAACTTGGAATTTACATTTGCGGAGGAAAAGGCAAACATTCGCTTTTAACTCCTCAAGAACTTTTATTTGTAGGCGAAAAAACAGGGCTTGACGGAAATAACCTTGCAAACTGCAGTAAACTTGCTGCTAAAGTAGATAATACAGCCATTCAGGATGGTTTTCAATTGTATCAGCATAATTTTATTGTTGATAATATGGGACAATGGGCTGTCATTCAGCAGGGAATGAACCCCGATTCTAAAACTGCCAGAAGATATCATTGGCATTCACAGGATTTAAAATCTTTTATTGAAGAGCCTCATACCTTTATTTATGGAGAAAATCAGGGAACAATTTTAAACCTTACCGCTCAGGCTGCCTCAAAATCCAGAGAAGGAATTTTAGAATTATCTAAAGAATCTCCTGCAAAAATCATGAAGGAAATGCAGTATCTTTCTATGCCTGCACATCATGACGTGAGAATGGAAGATGTAAACATGAAAAGACTTGGTGCAATGCTTTGGGCAACACACGAAAATAAACCTGAGGATTTTGAAGAATTACTGCTTTTAAAAGGAATGGGACCAAGAGCTTTACAATCACTCGCATTAGTGAGCGAAGTTATTTACGGCACTCCTACCCGATTTGAAGATCCTGCGCGCTTTTCATTTGCACACGGAGGTAAAGACGGACATCCGTTTCCGGTTCCTGTAACTATATATGATGAAACTATAAATACATTACAACGGGCAATTAACCGGGCTAAAATTGGCAATGGCGACAAGATTGAAGCAATTAAAAAATTATCTGAAATATCCAGAAAAGCGGAACAGAGTTTTACGCCCAATTCTAATTTTGATGCTTTGATTCAAAAAGAACGAAACGAATCGTATAAATATGGAGGAAAAACAGTTTTTGGCGATGCCAAACCTCCTAAAAAAAGACCTCCAAATACAAATAATCAGCTTGAATTATTTTAA